A genomic segment from Vagococcus zengguangii encodes:
- a CDS encoding FAD:protein FMN transferase, whose protein sequence is MNFNKKVWVTLVLLISLFVVVGCTNKEQTSDNSSGKINKEAYSEQQYLMGTYVRVQIYDDGKEAVLKKAFDRVKDLADIVTVNEPDAADSEVEEINRQAGIKPVKVREDVYNLIEKAYDYTEDSDGGFDFTIGPITNLWRIGFDDARKPSQTEIDEKLKLVDYHKVKLNKEEQTVYLEEKGMQLDLGAIAKGFIADEVVKVLKDNGVTTAIVDLGGNVYVLGKSPNKKDGEWTVGIQDPDKQRNQIVGSTTASNRSLVTSGIYERFLEVDGVKYHHLFNAKTGYPFDNEIAGVSIISDKSVDGDGLSTVVFSMGLEKGLDYVNGRDDIEAVFITKDHKVYISEGLKGNFNMNLDSGYELAN, encoded by the coding sequence ATGAATTTCAATAAAAAAGTATGGGTGACCTTAGTTTTATTAATCAGTCTATTTGTAGTAGTTGGTTGCACTAACAAAGAACAAACATCTGATAATTCTTCCGGTAAAATTAATAAGGAAGCTTATAGTGAGCAACAATATTTAATGGGGACGTATGTTAGGGTTCAAATTTATGATGATGGTAAAGAAGCAGTATTGAAGAAAGCTTTTGATCGTGTCAAAGACTTAGCTGATATTGTAACAGTAAACGAGCCTGATGCGGCTGATTCTGAAGTAGAAGAAATTAATCGCCAAGCAGGGATTAAACCAGTTAAAGTCAGAGAAGATGTCTACAATTTAATCGAAAAAGCGTATGACTATACAGAAGATTCAGATGGTGGTTTTGACTTCACTATTGGGCCAATTACAAACCTATGGCGTATCGGTTTTGATGATGCTCGTAAACCATCACAAACTGAAATTGATGAGAAACTAAAATTAGTTGACTATCATAAGGTTAAGTTGAATAAAGAAGAACAGACTGTTTATTTAGAAGAAAAAGGTATGCAACTAGATTTAGGGGCGATTGCTAAAGGGTTTATTGCAGATGAAGTAGTCAAAGTCTTAAAAGATAATGGCGTGACCACTGCTATTGTTGATTTAGGTGGGAATGTCTATGTCTTAGGTAAGAGCCCTAATAAAAAAGATGGTGAATGGACAGTCGGTATTCAAGATCCTGATAAACAACGTAACCAAATCGTCGGCTCAACAACCGCTTCTAATCGTTCGTTAGTTACTTCAGGTATTTATGAACGTTTCCTAGAAGTAGATGGCGTGAAATATCATCATTTATTTAATGCGAAAACAGGTTATCCTTTTGACAATGAAATTGCGGGCGTTTCAATTATTTCAGATAAGTCAGTTGATGGTGATGGTTTGTCAACGGTAGTCTTCTCAATGGGCTTAGAAAAAGGCTTAGATTATGTGAATGGTCGTGATGATATAGAAGCTGTTTTCATTACGAAAGATCACAAAGTTTACATTAGTGAAGGCCTAAAAGGAAACTTCAATATGAATCTTGACTCGGGTTACGAATTAGCAAACTAA
- the menA gene encoding 1,4-dihydroxy-2-naphthoate polyprenyltransferase, with protein MNLNVFFKLVEIQTKLASLFPFIIGVLFSQYYFDQIKWSNTIIFFLGMLVFDMCTTAINNYMDFRKAKNETYKYETNIVGQAGLSDKTVQTLIFAMIGFAMIVGIYLSVKTGWLLLVMGGLCCLIGIFYTFGPVPLSRMPLGELFSGVTMGLGIFLITVYINTYDLGFFFLSLKDWQFNLVGDLRKLIPVGLASLPMIFTIANIMLANNLCDLDEDITNHRYTLPYYIGRKNGILLFNILMYSCYLVMIVGVIFKVYHPIMLIVLLTLPLIMKNVKAFSAKQVKRETFVISIKNLVIFNSAQIIGLIASILLK; from the coding sequence ATGAATTTAAATGTATTTTTTAAGTTGGTTGAAATTCAAACGAAACTAGCAAGTTTATTTCCATTTATTATCGGCGTGCTGTTTTCTCAGTATTATTTTGACCAAATTAAATGGTCTAACACGATTATTTTCTTCTTAGGAATGCTAGTGTTTGATATGTGTACAACGGCGATAAATAATTATATGGATTTCCGTAAAGCAAAAAATGAGACTTATAAATATGAAACTAATATTGTAGGGCAAGCAGGATTATCGGATAAGACAGTTCAAACGTTGATTTTTGCAATGATTGGTTTTGCGATGATTGTAGGGATTTATCTATCAGTAAAAACAGGTTGGTTGTTATTGGTGATGGGTGGTCTATGTTGTTTAATCGGAATTTTTTATACGTTTGGTCCGGTACCATTATCCCGCATGCCACTAGGTGAGTTATTTAGTGGGGTGACTATGGGCTTAGGGATTTTCTTGATTACGGTTTATATTAATACGTATGATTTAGGTTTTTTCTTCTTAAGTTTAAAAGATTGGCAATTTAATCTAGTTGGGGATTTAAGAAAGTTAATTCCGGTAGGTTTAGCTTCGTTACCAATGATTTTTACCATTGCTAACATTATGCTAGCCAATAATTTATGTGACTTAGATGAAGACATTACGAATCACCGTTACACGTTGCCTTATTATATAGGTAGAAAAAATGGGATTTTACTCTTTAATATTTTAATGTATAGCTGTTATTTGGTTATGATAGTAGGAGTTATTTTTAAAGTCTATCATCCGATTATGTTAATTGTGTTATTGACGTTGCCTTTAATTATGAAAAACGTCAAAGCGTTTAGTGCAAAGCAAGTCAAACGCGAAACCTTTGTCATTTCGATTAAGAATTTAGTGATTTTTAATTCCGCACAAATTATCGGCTTAATCGCTAGTATTTTATTAAAATAA
- a CDS encoding WxL domain-containing protein, translating into MKKISSCLAVIILTVSAFSTTQEGIAEENTEVFPKQSETKSDLTFEAGEGPNKPVDPESPDPTEPVEPKNPPGPGTSGALSIDYGSPLMFGSQHILPTDQTYYAYPDEMEGDSQKPTYVQVTDKRGTLAGWKLFVKQVTPFMTLAHEELVGAELSLTKASIASNVDLKYQPTIVEERVDLVVGEELPVVEAEPGTGLGTWVYRFGSNLSENAEAVQLFVPGKSVKLAKVYKTDLIWSLQDTPQNNRLN; encoded by the coding sequence ATGAAAAAAATCTCTAGTTGCTTGGCTGTTATTATCCTCACAGTGAGTGCATTTTCAACTACTCAGGAAGGAATTGCTGAAGAGAACACAGAAGTTTTTCCAAAACAATCTGAAACTAAGAGTGACCTCACGTTTGAAGCAGGTGAAGGGCCCAACAAGCCCGTTGATCCGGAAAGCCCCGATCCAACAGAACCTGTTGAACCTAAAAATCCACCAGGTCCTGGTACTAGTGGCGCACTTTCAATCGATTATGGTTCACCGTTAATGTTTGGCTCTCAACACATTTTACCGACAGATCAAACCTATTACGCCTATCCGGATGAAATGGAAGGAGATAGTCAAAAACCGACATACGTTCAAGTGACAGACAAACGTGGAACACTAGCTGGCTGGAAATTATTTGTAAAGCAAGTGACGCCCTTCATGACATTAGCTCATGAAGAATTGGTTGGAGCAGAGCTGAGCTTGACTAAAGCCAGTATTGCTTCAAATGTTGATCTTAAGTATCAACCAACGATTGTTGAGGAGCGTGTTGATTTAGTAGTTGGTGAAGAATTACCAGTCGTTGAAGCAGAACCCGGAACAGGACTTGGGACATGGGTTTACCGTTTCGGTTCAAATTTAAGTGAAAATGCGGAGGCTGTGCAACTTTTTGTCCCTGGTAAGTCAGTAAAATTGGCCAAAGTATACAAGACTGATTTAATTTGGTCATTACAAGATACACCACAAAATAATCGTCTTAATTAG
- a CDS encoding WxL domain-containing protein has product MKFKVITMLSLATLGVLASQKVVNAEELKTYQSNGSVKFIPNLDPTDPVDPEKPDPENPVKPIDPTDPEGPNPGTQGPLSIDYASSLDFGTNRISNKDQIYYARAQSYEGDQQDTPNFVQISDHRGTNSGWTLKVKQEGEFTATSETLNNVLTGAQITFKEPKVNSNAKNVEEPIPSEIITLKVGEESLVTSAKAGTGAGTWATYWGNVETVEEHLESGETKMVNVTKAVKLSVPGATPKDAVTYQTKLVWSLTDTPGQ; this is encoded by the coding sequence ATGAAATTTAAAGTTATCACAATGTTATCACTAGCAACTTTAGGCGTATTAGCTAGTCAGAAGGTAGTTAACGCAGAAGAATTGAAGACGTATCAATCAAATGGTTCAGTAAAATTTATTCCCAACTTGGATCCAACTGATCCAGTTGATCCAGAAAAACCTGATCCAGAAAATCCGGTAAAACCGATTGATCCGACTGATCCTGAAGGACCAAACCCAGGAACGCAAGGCCCATTATCGATTGATTATGCGTCTAGTTTAGATTTCGGTACTAATCGAATTTCTAACAAAGATCAAATTTATTATGCGAGAGCGCAGTCTTATGAAGGGGATCAACAAGACACGCCTAACTTCGTTCAAATTTCTGATCACCGTGGTACAAATAGTGGTTGGACGTTAAAGGTTAAGCAAGAAGGGGAATTCACTGCAACTAGTGAGACATTAAACAACGTTTTAACAGGGGCTCAAATTACATTTAAAGAGCCAAAAGTTAATAGTAACGCTAAAAATGTTGAAGAACCCATTCCTTCAGAAATTATTACATTAAAAGTTGGTGAAGAATCGCTTGTTACATCGGCTAAAGCAGGAACAGGAGCAGGGACATGGGCAACTTACTGGGGGAATGTGGAAACTGTTGAAGAACACCTTGAAAGTGGTGAAACCAAGATGGTAAATGTCACGAAAGCTGTAAAACTGTCTGTTCCGGGTGCGACCCCTAAAGATGCAGTGACTTATCAAACCAAATTAGTATGGAGTTTAACTGATACCCCTGGGCAATAA
- a CDS encoding lectin-like domain-containing protein produces the protein MNNKILSFLLSSCLITSIFPVFTQATTSSEQHIETTMTDNQLSSSQIEIVGEEATDDMSEVTETTASSSLESITSESKETDTSLSDLNDDRNHESIIEQTTETTELVTKLSSKRALYAATLPNDPNIIAIDKVFQPPIGVGPNILNDGKLLQINPDKKNQYGAIWSRKQISLLSDFTFKSYLYLGDNKSLAADGMTFTLTNDPRMTSSPSQVIGSSGKGLGAYSENVGQSYIRNALSIEFDTYYNGDWMDSEIGRNSDYGHVGFVTPKYYNGSYRGEHSGVIKPNTHLSNGNWRLLTVKWNAVNQQLSYELEGIGTASYTVQDINKQFGGSSVYWGFTSSTGERSQENALAITQIPSEVSSKATMSIDQGNYVTEGEAEHLANIKFKNILNVTNYFMVDVEKRVTIDLPSELAYVDGSVKLNGQSIQSSELIVENNRLMIDVDRLLVAKEDLTIEFEASVVAQMTDKLLTLNFQYLEDEVLIKKSNDIALHIIKPKEKTLNVYYKNFFNQSQDVAEPKKITGKIGASYQEQPKNLPGYVFKSDSGNTAGIFEHESKDIYFYYRVGELYLAEVPEAIQFGQHKISNTDLRIYGQAKGRLAVVDERASSGWRLQLSESQPLNNNGHELMGVLSFVNDSSSRLISDQKITVFESDDKGQTDLTSILENKDHKGIRADIPVEEQRLGAYEGRLLWSLENVPAN, from the coding sequence TTGAATAATAAAATATTAAGCTTTCTATTGAGTAGCTGCTTGATAACGAGTATCTTTCCCGTTTTTACTCAAGCGACCACTTCATCAGAACAACATATAGAAACAACTATGACAGATAATCAACTATCAAGTTCTCAGATAGAAATAGTTGGTGAAGAAGCAACTGATGATATGTCAGAAGTTACCGAAACTACTGCATCATCTTCTTTAGAATCAATTACATCAGAAAGTAAAGAAACTGACACTAGTTTGAGTGATTTAAATGATGATAGGAATCATGAAAGCATCATAGAACAAACAACAGAGACAACAGAATTAGTGACCAAATTGAGCTCAAAACGAGCACTTTACGCGGCTACTTTGCCAAATGATCCCAATATCATTGCAATTGACAAGGTGTTTCAACCGCCGATTGGCGTAGGGCCTAATATTTTGAATGACGGTAAGTTGTTACAAATAAATCCAGATAAAAAAAATCAATATGGTGCTATTTGGTCTAGAAAGCAGATTAGTTTGCTATCAGACTTTACTTTTAAAAGTTATTTATATCTAGGTGATAATAAGTCATTAGCTGCTGATGGTATGACATTTACTCTGACCAACGATCCAAGGATGACTAGTTCTCCATCTCAAGTAATAGGATCTTCAGGTAAGGGACTAGGCGCCTATTCTGAAAATGTGGGTCAATCATATATTCGAAATGCTTTATCGATAGAATTTGATACATACTACAATGGTGACTGGATGGATTCTGAAATAGGTAGGAATAGTGATTATGGTCATGTTGGGTTTGTGACACCTAAATATTACAATGGTAGCTATCGTGGTGAACATTCAGGAGTGATAAAACCTAATACGCATCTTTCTAATGGTAATTGGCGCCTTTTAACAGTTAAATGGAATGCCGTTAACCAGCAATTAAGTTATGAATTAGAAGGAATAGGGACGGCATCGTATACGGTTCAAGATATTAATAAACAATTTGGCGGTAGTTCAGTATACTGGGGATTTACATCATCAACAGGTGAACGATCACAAGAAAATGCCTTAGCTATTACACAAATCCCTTCAGAAGTATCATCAAAAGCGACGATGAGTATTGATCAAGGTAACTATGTGACTGAAGGAGAAGCAGAACATTTAGCGAATATTAAATTCAAGAACATATTAAATGTGACAAACTACTTTATGGTTGACGTTGAAAAAAGAGTAACGATTGATCTACCAAGTGAATTAGCATATGTTGATGGATCGGTTAAATTGAATGGTCAATCCATTCAATCTTCAGAATTAATCGTCGAAAATAATCGTCTAATGATTGATGTTGATCGCTTGCTAGTTGCTAAAGAGGATTTAACGATAGAATTTGAAGCGAGTGTAGTGGCTCAGATGACAGACAAATTATTGACGTTAAACTTTCAATATCTAGAAGACGAGGTTCTCATTAAGAAATCAAATGATATTGCTTTACATATTATAAAACCAAAAGAAAAAACGCTGAACGTATACTATAAAAACTTTTTTAACCAGAGTCAAGATGTTGCAGAACCTAAAAAAATTACAGGGAAAATTGGTGCATCATATCAAGAACAACCAAAAAATCTTCCCGGTTATGTCTTTAAATCTGACTCGGGTAATACAGCAGGAATCTTTGAACATGAGTCGAAAGATATTTATTTCTACTATCGTGTGGGAGAACTATACTTAGCTGAAGTACCAGAAGCGATTCAATTTGGGCAACATAAAATTTCAAACACAGACTTGAGAATCTACGGTCAAGCGAAAGGTCGCCTAGCGGTTGTAGATGAACGAGCCTCTAGTGGCTGGCGGTTACAGTTATCAGAAAGTCAACCGTTAAATAATAACGGCCATGAATTAATGGGAGTACTATCGTTTGTGAATGATAGTAGTTCACGTCTAATTAGTGATCAAAAAATAACGGTTTTTGAAAGTGATGACAAAGGACAAACAGATTTAACAAGTATATTAGAAAACAAGGATCATAAAGGAATTCGTGCAGATATTCCCGTTGAAGAGCAACGACTCGGCGCTTATGAAGGAAGATTACTATGGTCATTAGAAAATGTACCCGCTAATTAA
- a CDS encoding WxL domain-containing protein — protein sequence MKKNLTLTLAATLLGATALPMIQLAETTPDGGEYVSNGVIEFTPNTDPTDPVDPTDPTDPVDPVDPTDPEGPTEGTNGPLSIDYASSFYFGENKITSKDQTYYALPQTYHKTDKDGKVTEHVGPNYVQVTDNRGTETGWSLQVTQDDQFKTAKDQYLTGAILTLENGVVVSKSESKFPTGYETITLKGTGEAEDVMTATDGAGAGTYLLTWGTDADSGAKSVSLFVPGSTTKYAATYHTKLTWSLTDVPKG from the coding sequence ATGAAAAAAAATCTAACACTTACTTTAGCTGCAACCTTACTAGGAGCAACAGCTTTACCAATGATTCAACTAGCAGAAACAACCCCTGATGGTGGAGAATATGTATCAAATGGTGTGATTGAATTTACTCCTAATACTGACCCGACTGATCCGGTTGACCCAACTGACCCAACCGATCCAGTTGACCCAGTTGACCCAACGGATCCAGAGGGACCAACTGAAGGGACAAATGGTCCATTGTCGATTGATTATGCATCAAGTTTTTACTTTGGTGAGAATAAAATCACCTCTAAAGATCAGACTTATTATGCATTGCCACAGACTTATCATAAAACCGATAAGGATGGAAAAGTAACAGAACACGTGGGACCTAACTACGTACAGGTGACGGATAATCGTGGAACAGAAACAGGTTGGAGCTTACAAGTTACGCAAGATGACCAATTTAAAACAGCCAAAGATCAATATTTAACAGGTGCTATTTTGACATTGGAAAATGGCGTAGTCGTAAGTAAATCTGAATCAAAATTCCCAACAGGTTATGAGACTATCACTTTGAAGGGAACAGGAGAAGCTGAAGATGTGATGACTGCAACTGATGGGGCAGGAGCAGGAACATATTTATTAACTTGGGGAACTGACGCGGATAGCGGCGCTAAGAGTGTTTCACTATTTGTTCCAGGTTCAACAACTAAGTATGCTGCAACTTATCATACTAAATTAACATGGTCGCTTACAGACGTACCAAAAGGATAA
- a CDS encoding DUF916 and DUF3324 domain-containing protein, which yields MILVVSALPISHVQASEFNFAVTTIPSENQLDTRNTYFDLLLKPNQEDNLKVSLRNDTNQDVTVDVSVNSATTNSNLVVEYGKNNIEKDASLSIPIETLVDYPEEVLLKAHSEQIVEFKVKMTEEAFKGVLAGGITFKEREEETAVNDDAKGLSIKNEYSYVVALLMRQNKEEVMPNLNLISVVPDQINARNVITANIQNDQKAYINRVYVETKITKAGSDQVLYQETKERGQIAPNTTFKFPTPLNGEKLAGGKYHITIDVYGNEASDGKFSRKSEDQVITYQNHWQLSGDFEIASEVAKELNSKDVSIKKDYTWLFVLIGALLLLLVLLLILWLVRRKKKNEQEAG from the coding sequence ATGATATTGGTAGTTAGTGCACTACCAATCAGTCACGTGCAGGCGAGTGAATTTAATTTTGCTGTGACAACAATACCTTCAGAAAATCAATTAGACACACGTAATACGTATTTTGACTTATTACTGAAACCAAACCAAGAAGATAATTTGAAAGTTTCGTTAAGAAATGATACGAATCAGGACGTTACAGTCGATGTCTCAGTCAACAGTGCAACCACTAACTCTAATTTAGTCGTTGAATATGGGAAAAATAACATTGAAAAAGATGCTAGTTTATCTATACCGATAGAAACGTTAGTAGATTATCCAGAAGAGGTTTTGTTAAAAGCTCATTCAGAACAGATAGTTGAGTTCAAGGTTAAGATGACAGAGGAGGCATTTAAAGGAGTTCTTGCTGGTGGAATTACTTTTAAAGAGCGCGAAGAAGAGACCGCTGTTAATGATGATGCCAAAGGACTATCTATTAAAAATGAATATTCCTATGTAGTCGCGTTACTGATGCGCCAAAACAAGGAAGAAGTTATGCCAAACTTGAATTTAATAAGTGTGGTTCCAGATCAAATAAATGCGCGTAATGTTATTACTGCTAATATTCAAAATGATCAAAAGGCGTATATTAATCGCGTTTATGTAGAAACTAAAATTACAAAAGCAGGTAGTGATCAGGTCCTTTATCAAGAAACTAAAGAGCGTGGCCAAATTGCCCCTAATACAACGTTTAAGTTTCCAACTCCATTGAACGGTGAAAAATTAGCCGGTGGTAAGTATCATATTACGATTGATGTTTATGGTAATGAAGCATCTGATGGAAAATTTTCACGAAAAAGTGAAGATCAAGTAATTACTTATCAAAATCATTGGCAATTATCAGGGGATTTCGAAATTGCTTCAGAAGTCGCTAAAGAATTAAATAGTAAAGACGTCTCGATTAAAAAGGATTATACTTGGCTATTTGTTTTAATAGGTGCATTACTATTACTACTGGTTTTATTACTAATCTTGTGGTTAGTACGAAGAAAGAAAAAAAATGAACAAGAAGCGGGATAA
- a CDS encoding class A sortase — translation MNKKRDKCLIIFLMIIGVLLVSFPVIKHTVTLVKFQTTSLSYAKQLPEVTPNDAIVLPTLTDYWQSSADEVGEAVGQIIIPDIELEVPLFYGLKQEELLYGAGLMYPQRNFETDNIVIVGHHLTIANVLFGKLQELKQDSLIMVEFMGENFLYRVKMKHLVSEKELAVLENQSEPQLTLITCDKPERTEQRLVVVGELLEEEKDDIRHVVQSPMNKSTYQYTDTFIRYSVLPLVIILSTILMFSWLIWRYI, via the coding sequence ATGAACAAGAAGCGGGATAAATGCTTGATTATTTTTTTGATGATTATAGGGGTTTTGCTCGTTAGTTTTCCAGTTATCAAGCATACGGTAACCCTTGTTAAATTTCAAACGACCTCGTTATCATATGCAAAGCAACTCCCTGAAGTAACACCAAATGATGCAATTGTTTTGCCAACCCTTACGGATTATTGGCAGAGTTCAGCTGATGAAGTTGGGGAAGCTGTAGGTCAAATTATTATCCCAGATATAGAACTAGAAGTGCCGTTATTTTATGGACTGAAACAAGAGGAGTTATTATATGGTGCGGGATTGATGTATCCGCAAAGGAATTTTGAAACGGATAATATAGTCATTGTAGGCCATCATTTAACAATAGCTAATGTTTTGTTTGGAAAATTACAGGAGCTCAAACAAGACAGTCTAATAATGGTGGAATTCATGGGAGAAAATTTCTTGTACCGAGTAAAGATGAAACACCTAGTTTCGGAGAAGGAACTAGCTGTTTTGGAAAATCAATCAGAGCCTCAGCTAACCTTGATTACATGTGATAAGCCTGAACGAACAGAGCAACGTCTTGTGGTTGTGGGGGAATTGTTAGAGGAAGAAAAGGATGACATCAGGCACGTAGTACAATCACCAATGAACAAAAGCACCTATCAATATACAGACACATTTATTCGTTATAGTGTGTTACCATTGGTCATTATTTTGTCAACAATCCTCATGTTTAGTTGGCTGATTTGGCGCTATATTTGA